A part of Ammospiza nelsoni isolate bAmmNel1 chromosome 9, bAmmNel1.pri, whole genome shotgun sequence genomic DNA contains:
- the RGS13 gene encoding LOW QUALITY PROTEIN: regulator of G-protein signaling 13 (The sequence of the model RefSeq protein was modified relative to this genomic sequence to represent the inferred CDS: inserted 1 base in 1 codon; substituted 1 base at 1 genomic stop codon), with product MSANTCWLCKIFKPEENGISSKVSLEEVLQWSQSFENLVTSKYVPIIYKTYLKTEHSDENTEFWLVCEAYKKIKSQRKRISMARKLFMSYIQPQSPKETNMDSPARKXMRNVQEPTQSCFDGEQRILYRHMERDSYPXLLESQFYQKLKHSLQTNGNNSMGN from the exons ATGAGTGCAAATACTTGCTGGCTTTGCAAGATATTCAAACCAGAAGAAAATGGGATCAGTTCTAA GGTATCTTTGGAGGAAGTGCTACAGTGGTCCCAGTCTTTTGAAAACCTGGTAACAAGCAAAT ATGTGCCCATAATCTATAAGACCTACTTGAAGACAGAACACAGTgatgaaaacacagaattctGGCTTGTCTGTGAAGCTTATAAGAAGATAAAATCACAGAGGAAAAGGATTTCCATGGCCAGGAAGCTCTTTATGAGTTACATCCAACCCCAGTCTCCCAAAGAG ACAAACATGGACAGTCCTGCTAGGA TTATGAGGAATGTTCAAGAGCCAACACAGTCCTGCTTtgatggagagcagagaatTCTCTACAGGCACATGGAAAGAGATTCCTACCCCTGATTGCTTGAATCACAGTTCTACCAAAAGCTCAAACACAGTCTTCAAACTAATGGCAACAATTCAATGGGAAATTGA